One segment of Ipomoea triloba cultivar NCNSP0323 chromosome 12, ASM357664v1 DNA contains the following:
- the LOC116000106 gene encoding GDSL esterase/lipase At5g03610-like, with amino-acid sequence MVEKVCFTVFLCLSACLATLLSEANGSRRQPQDKFILNDPEKLFVFGDSYADTGNWPPTDASRPWREPYGMTFPGKPSGRWSDGRVLTDYIAAYLGIGSPQAYSLWKGDEEAKQYGLNFAYGGTGVFDTFEGGPNMTTQINYLQQLLQQNVYTKHDLTSSVALVTSVGNDYRSYHGDIHHIIEEFVESITKQLSKNLKRIHEMGVPKVAVTAMQPLGCLPMVAFATGKYPNCDENTNNITRFHNQMLKQRVDKLNNQTDGSPFVIVDLYAAFTTALNIKHNQHPGKSSFPHPLAPCCLGNCGEVDVSGKKEYGLCDDPKMAFFWDMTHPSQQGWFAVYSALKSSLPHLFHHPQQETPIV; translated from the exons ATGGTGGAAAAAGTTTGTTTCACTGTCTTCTTATGCCTCTCAGCTTGTTTAGCCACCCTTTTATCAG AGGCAAATGGTTCAAGGAGACAACCACAGGATAAGTTTATCCTCAATGACCCCGAAAAGCTCTTTGTTTTCGGTGACTCCTATGCTGACACCGGTAATTGGCCACCTACTGATGCTTCCCGGCCTTGGAGGGAACCTTATGGTATGACTTTCCCCGGCAAACCTTCTGGCAGATGGTCCGATGGTCGCGTTCTCACCGATTATATAG CTGCATATCTGGGAATAGGATCCCCACAAGCCTACAGTTTGTGGAAAGGAGATGAGGAAGCAAAACAATATGGGTTGAATTTTGCATATGGAGGGACAGGTGTGTTTGACACATTCGAAGGCGGTCCGAACATGACGACACAAATAAATTATCTGCAACAACTCCTTCAACAAAATGTGTACACCAAACACGACCTTACGTCGTCCGTAGCTCTTGTCACTTCGGTCGGGAATGACTATAGGAGTTATCATGGAGATATACAT CATATTATTGAGGAATTTGTTGAATCCATTACAAAGCAGCTTAGTAAGAATCTTAAACGCATTCATGAGATGGGAGTCCCCAAAGTAGCCGTGACAGCAATGCAACCTTTGGGGTGCCTACCCATGGTAGCTTTTGCAACCGGCAAGTACCCAAACTGCGACGAAAATACAAACAACATTACGAGGTTTCACAATCAAATGTTAAAACAAAGGGTAGACAAACTCAACAACCAAACCGATGGGTCAccttttgttattgttgatcTCTATGCTGCCTTCACGACAGCCTTAAACATTAAACACAACCAACATCCTGGGAAATCTAGTTTCCCACATCCATTGGCGCCATGTTGCCTTGGTAACTGTGGGGAGGTTGATGTGAGTGGAAAGAAGGAATATGGACTGTGCGATGATCCAAAAATGGCATTCTTCTGGGATATGACACACCCATCACAGCAAGGCTGGTTTGCTGTTTATTCTGCCTTGAAATCTTCTCTTCCCCATCTGTTTCATCACCCTCAGCAGGAGACCCCAATTGTTTAG
- the LOC115998743 gene encoding GDSL esterase/lipase At5g03610-like isoform X2, with product MVEKVCFSIFLCLSACLIITIHFPEVDGARRQPHDKFILNGPEKLFVFGDSYADTGNWPPTDASMPWREPYGMTFPGNPSGRWSDGRVLTDYIAAYLGIGSPQPYSLWKGDGEAKQYGMNFAFGGTGVFDTYVDGPNMTTQINYLQQLLQQNVYTKHDLTSSAALVSLVGNDYTKYHGNMNEFVDSITKQLCLDLKRIHEMGIPKVAVTAMQPLGCLPFVAFSTGNYPNCDEHSNNITRFHNQMLKQRVDKLNDQTEGSPFVILDLYAAFTSAMNIQHNHPGKSSFPHPLLPCCLGKCGDVDESGKKEYGLCDDPKMAFFWDMAHPSQQGWLAVYSALKSSLPQLFHPQAQQATPVENLR from the exons ATGGTGGAAAAAGTTTGTTTCTCCATCTTCTTATGTCTCTCAGCTTGTTTGATTATAACCATCCATTTCCCAG AGGTAGATGGTGCAAGGAGACAACCACATGATAAATTTATCCTCAATGGCCCCGAAAAGCTATTTGTTTTCGGTGACTCCTATGCTGACACGGGTAATTGGCCACCTACTGATGCTTCCATGCCTTGGAGGGAGCCTTATGGTATGACTTTCCCCGGCAACCCTTCTGGCAGATGGTCCGATGGTCGCGTTCTCACCGATTACATAG CTGCATATCTGGGAATAGGATCCCCACAGCCTTACAGTTTGTGGAAAGGGGATGGGGAAGCAAAGCAATATGGGATGAATTTTGCATTTGGAGGGACAGGTGTGTTTGACACATACGTTGACGGTCCGAACATGACGACACAAATAAACTATCTGCAACAACTCCTTCAACAAAATGTGTACACCAAACACGACCTCACATCGTCCGCAGCTCTTGTCTCTTTGGTCGGAAATGACTATACTAAATATCATGGAAATATGAAT GAGTTTGTCGACTCCATTACGAAGCAGCTTTGTCTGGACCTTAAGCGCATTCATGAGATGGGAATCCCTAAAGTAGCAGTGACAGCAATGCAGCCATTAGGATGCCTACCCTTCGTAGCTTTTTCAACTGGCAACTACCCAAACTGCGACGAACATTCAAACAACATTACGAGGTTTCACAATCAAATGTTAAAACAAAGGGTAGACAAACTCAACGACCAAACGGAGGGGTCACCCTTTGTTATTCTTGATCTCTACGCTGCCTTCACGTCTGCCATGAACATTCAACACAACCATCCAGGGAAATCTAGTTTCCCACATCCATTGCTGCCGTGTTGCTTGGGTAAATGTGGGGACGTTGATGAGAGTGGAAAGAAAGAATATGGACTGTGCGATGATCCAAAGATGGCATTCTTCTGGGATATGGCACACCCATCACAGCAAGGCTGGCTTGCTGTTTATTCTGCTTTGAAATCTTCTCTTCCCCAACTGTTTCACCCTCAGGCTCAGCAGGCCACCCCAGTTGAAAATTTG AGGTGA
- the LOC115998743 gene encoding GDSL esterase/lipase At5g03610-like isoform X1, whose translation MVEKVCFSIFLCLSACLIITIHFPEVDGARRQPHDKFILNGPEKLFVFGDSYADTGNWPPTDASMPWREPYGMTFPGNPSGRWSDGRVLTDYIAAYLGIGSPQPYSLWKGDGEAKQYGMNFAFGGTGVFDTYVDGPNMTTQINYLQQLLQQNVYTKHDLTSSAALVSLVGNDYTKYHGNMNEFVDSITKQLCLDLKRIHEMGIPKVAVTAMQPLGCLPFVAFSTGNYPNCDEHSNNITRFHNQMLKQRVDKLNDQTEGSPFVILDLYAAFTSAMNIQHNHPGKSSFPHPLLPCCLGKCGDVDESGKKEYGLCDDPKMAFFWDMAHPSQQGWLAVYSALKSSLPQLFHPQAQQATPVENLVML comes from the exons ATGGTGGAAAAAGTTTGTTTCTCCATCTTCTTATGTCTCTCAGCTTGTTTGATTATAACCATCCATTTCCCAG AGGTAGATGGTGCAAGGAGACAACCACATGATAAATTTATCCTCAATGGCCCCGAAAAGCTATTTGTTTTCGGTGACTCCTATGCTGACACGGGTAATTGGCCACCTACTGATGCTTCCATGCCTTGGAGGGAGCCTTATGGTATGACTTTCCCCGGCAACCCTTCTGGCAGATGGTCCGATGGTCGCGTTCTCACCGATTACATAG CTGCATATCTGGGAATAGGATCCCCACAGCCTTACAGTTTGTGGAAAGGGGATGGGGAAGCAAAGCAATATGGGATGAATTTTGCATTTGGAGGGACAGGTGTGTTTGACACATACGTTGACGGTCCGAACATGACGACACAAATAAACTATCTGCAACAACTCCTTCAACAAAATGTGTACACCAAACACGACCTCACATCGTCCGCAGCTCTTGTCTCTTTGGTCGGAAATGACTATACTAAATATCATGGAAATATGAAT GAGTTTGTCGACTCCATTACGAAGCAGCTTTGTCTGGACCTTAAGCGCATTCATGAGATGGGAATCCCTAAAGTAGCAGTGACAGCAATGCAGCCATTAGGATGCCTACCCTTCGTAGCTTTTTCAACTGGCAACTACCCAAACTGCGACGAACATTCAAACAACATTACGAGGTTTCACAATCAAATGTTAAAACAAAGGGTAGACAAACTCAACGACCAAACGGAGGGGTCACCCTTTGTTATTCTTGATCTCTACGCTGCCTTCACGTCTGCCATGAACATTCAACACAACCATCCAGGGAAATCTAGTTTCCCACATCCATTGCTGCCGTGTTGCTTGGGTAAATGTGGGGACGTTGATGAGAGTGGAAAGAAAGAATATGGACTGTGCGATGATCCAAAGATGGCATTCTTCTGGGATATGGCACACCCATCACAGCAAGGCTGGCTTGCTGTTTATTCTGCTTTGAAATCTTCTCTTCCCCAACTGTTTCACCCTCAGGCTCAGCAGGCCACCCCAGTTGAAAATTTGGTAATGCTTTGA
- the LOC115998744 gene encoding GDSL esterase/lipase At5g03610-like yields the protein MVEKVRFSIVLCLSACLIITIHFPEVNGARRQPQDNLILNSPEKLFVFGDSYADTGNWPPTDASRPWREPYGMTFPGKPSGRWSDGRVLTDYIAAYLGIGSPQPYSLWKGDEEAKQYGMNFAYGGTGVFDTYVDGPNMTTQINYLQQLLQQNAYTKHDLTSSAALVSLVGNDYSNYNGNLNEFVDSITKQFCLDLKRIYEMGIPKVAVTAMQPLGCLPLVAFSSGKYPYCDEHTNNITRFHNQMLKQKVEKLNDQTEGSPFVILDLYVAFTSAMNIQHNHPGKSSFPHPLLPCCFGKCGDVDESGKKEYGLCDDPKMAFFWDMAHPSQQGWFAIYSALKSSLPHLFHHPQQEAPIV from the exons ATGGTGGAAAAAGTTCGTTTCTCCATCGTCTTATGTCTCTCAGCTTGTTTAATTATAACCATCCATTTCCCAG AGGTAAATGGTGCAAGGAGACAACCACAAGATAACCTTATCCTCAATAGCCCCGAAAAGCTCTTTGTTTTCGGTGACTCCTATGCTGACACGGGTAATTGGCCACCTACTGATGCTTCCAGGCCTTGGAGGGAACCTTATGGTATGACTTTCCCCGGCAAACCTTCGGGCAGATGGTCCGATGGTCGCGTTCTCACCGATTACATAG CTGCATATCTGGGAATAGGATCCCCACAGCCCTACAGTTTGTGGAAAGGGGATGAGGAAGCAAAGCAATATGGAATGAATTTTGCATATGGAGGGACAGGGGTGTTTGACACATACGTTGACGGTCCGAACATGACGACACAAATAAACTATCTGCAACAACTCCTTCAACAAAATGCGTACACCAAACACGACCTCACATCGTCCGCAGCTCTTGTCTCTTTGGTCGGGAATGACTATTCTAATTACAATGGAAATTTGAAT GAGTTTGTCGACTCCATTACGAAGCAGTTTTGTTTGGACCTTAAACGCATTTATGAGATGGGAATCCCCAAAGTAGCAGTGACAGCAATGCAACCTTTGGGATGCCTACCCTTGGTAGCATTTTCAAGTGGCAAGTACCCATACTGCGACGAACATACAAACAACATTACGAGGTTTCACAATCAAATGTTAAAACAAAAGGTAGAGAAACTCAACGACCAAACGGAGGGGTCACCATTTGTTATTCTTGATCTCTACGTTGCCTTCACGTCTGCCATGAACATTCAACACAACCATCCAGGGAAATCTAGTTTCCCACATCCATTGCTGCCATGTTGCTTTGGTAAATGTGGGGACGTTGATGAGAGTGGAAAGAAAGAATATGGATTGTGCGATGATCCAAAGATGGCATTCTTCTGGGATATGGCACACCCATCACAACAAGGCTGGTTTGCTATTTATTCTGCTTTAAAATCTTCTCTTCCCCATCTGTTTCATCACCCTCAGCAGGAGGCCCCAATTGTTTAG